The region ATTGTTGGAAatctgattttgtgtgtgtgtgtgtgtgtgtgtgtatgtatgtatagaAGTGCAGTCAGAAGGCCGATGAATACCTGAGGGAGATTAAAGAAcaaagcatgctgggagaaTCAGTCAGACAGTGTGTGGAGGCGGCAGCTCATGAATatgacaccaacacacagaaatcacTGCTGAGAGTGAGACtgttacacaacacaacataaaataagCGATAAAACAACCATAATGGTGTTAAATACAGTGAAAACTGATGTGAGGTCATGTGACTTCTCGGCCAACAGGCAGCGTCTTTTGGGAAGTGTTTCCTGACTGACTACAGTCCAGATCAGTTTGTGTCGACCTGCAGGGAGCTCCGTGTCCTGAACGCCGTCAGAGAGGCTGGCGTCGGTCTgccgctcacacacacacagtatcctGACATGACAGATGTATTATGGGAGCCGAGCTCAGACAGAACTGTTCTCAGCCTTcactgttaccatggtgacaaaCTCCTTGACCTTAAACCTCAGATTCAAACAGATGACGCTTCAggttttgattgacaggtgaGTTAACAGAGCCAACttgtctgtccctctgtctgtctgtctgaaaccgtctgtctctcaggttggTGTATCGCCGCCTGTATCCATTGGCAATAGAAATCTGTCGTTACCTGAAGATTCCTGATTATCAGGGAGTCAGTAGAGTCCTCAAACACTGGGCTTCATGTAAGGTAAGCCACCTCACCTGCTCTGTCCCCACCCCCTCAGCCCCTCAAAACTGACCAATTATGTGTCTATGGGCGTGTCCAGGTACAGCAGAAGGACCTATCAGATGAGGCCATAGCTCGAGCAGTGTGCGTGAAGGTGGGAGACTCACCTGGTGTGTCCTACTCACACATTGCTGCTAAAGCGTACGAGTGTGGACGCCCTGAGCTTGCCATCAAGGTAACATCTGAACACCTGGTAGTCacattcacttcctgtctgtccctTCTGAATAAAGGTCCAGGCATCAGAACTTCATTAAATACTCCGGTGTATCTCAGGTGTTGCTGTTTCTTCTTGTCCTCAGTTGTTGGACTTTGAAGCTCGATCTGGAGAGCAggttcctctgctgctgaagatgaagaggagtcAGCTGGCCCTCAGCAAAGCTGTGGAGAGCGGAGACACTGACCTGGGTATGTGTTTGTTGGCTCCACCCTCTAcctgtgtgatgatgatgtcactgatctACCTGTCCTGGGTTGCTAGTGTACACAGTGGTGAGTTATCTGAAGAGCGAGATGAATAGAGGAGATTTCTTCATGACTCTGAGGAACCAGCCGGTCGCTCTGAGTCTCTACAGACAGGTACAGCTTCATGGTGTTTATGTTCCTCTGGTTTTCTGCTCTTCATCTGTATCTAAGCTAAACAAATCTGACGTTTATGAATGGATGGTGTATTGattggttttctgttttcagttctgTAAACTACAGGAACAGGAAACTCTGAAGGATCTCTACAATCAGGATGACGATCATCAGGAGCTCGCCAACTACTACGTCACAGCCAGCTACAGAGAAAAGGTAACAGCCAGCGGGGACTGTGGTTACCATGGTTACTGCCCGTCATATGACTTCAGTGTTAATTGCTTCTTGTCTGTCAGCAGAGGTTGGAGAGCCGCCTGTCTCTCCTGCAGAGCGCTGTGGACGAGTACAACAAAGCCAAGAACGAGTTTGCTGCAAAGGTagcatgttcatgttcatgagGCTTTAACTGTTGGCCTGATGTCAGGCTGTGGCCGATTTATCGTCTTTCTATTCCCTCCCTCCAGGCCACAGAAGATGAAATGCGCTTGCTCCGTTTCCAACGGAAACTTGATGACGAAAAGGGGGCAGGGTTACTGGGATTGTCTCTGCAGGTATATGAAGGGCTCAGACAGAAGGAGGCGAGCTTCAAGGGCTGTTTTTATAGGATGCTGTCACTAAGTGCGATGTGtcgtcacttcctgtttccaggcAACCATGGAAGCTCTGTTGGCGCTGGGACTTCACAAACAGGCAGAACAGCTTTACAGAGACTTCAGGGTCCCCGATAAAAGGTGACATCTCAGATACTGTCCTCCTgtttctgtctcacctgtccatcTTACCCGTCTGTCTCACCTGTGCAGGTATTGGTGGTTGAAGCTGAAGTCTCtggcagagaaggaggagtgggaggaatTAGAGAAGTTCTCCAAGAGCAAGAAGTCTCCTATAGGCTACTTGGTAACAGTAACAACCCCTCAGGAACACAATCTAAAGACGAATAAAGTTTAAAAGGGATGATTGTTGATGTGCTTTTAAATAAGGATAGATACCACTGTCTCTTTCAGGCGTTCGTTGAAGTTTGCATTAAGTGTAACAACAAGTATGAAGCCAAGAAGTACGTTTCCAAGGTGACGCCTGAGCAGAAGGTTAAAGCTCACCTGGCTGTCAGGTAAGATGGAGCAcagcagtgacatcatcagacaGGTGACCTTTGCCCACTTGAGTGActctttttcctgctctcttcACCAGTGACCTTGAGGGGGCAGCGGACGCTGCCATCGAGCGAAGGAATGAATCAGAGATGGTGGTGGTCCTGTCCAGATGCCCTGCCTCTGACCGGCTGCTGATTGAAAGACTGAACCGAGCCAGAGCCAC is a window of Echeneis naucrates chromosome 2, fEcheNa1.1, whole genome shotgun sequence DNA encoding:
- the vps16 gene encoding vacuolar protein sorting-associated protein 16 homolog isoform X2 encodes the protein MAFITANWNPLGEAFYRKTDLYEMSWNLQDGLRDSLVAAAPYGGPIAFLREPHRCSPSSRPLLEIYSSSGVQITSFPWKSGPVVQLGWTVSDELLCVQKDGTVLIYDLFGSFKRHFSLGQEVVQTQVLEAKVFHSPYGTGVAIVTGSYRFTLATNIDDLKLRRLPEVPGLHGKPSSWVVLTQDRQTKVLLSNGPELYILDNTSCTAVCPPGVSPLSGSIVHMSVSFSYKYLALFTDTGHLWLGPSHLQDELIKVDTKKMTTPKQMVWCRRPQSQQPSVVLLWDRLLLVAGVCRDTVQFPIEEPCVLVGELDGVRIISSTNQELLQEVPLVCQEIFKIASMAPGALLLEAHREYEKCSQKADEYLREIKEQSMLGESVRQCVEAAAHEYDTNTQKSLLRAASFGKCFLTDYSPDQFVSTCRELRVLNAVREAGVGLPLTHTQFKQMTLQVLIDRLVYRRLYPLAIEICRYLKIPDYQGVSRVLKHWASCKVQQKDLSDEAIARAVCVKVGDSPGVSYSHIAAKAYECGRPELAIKLLDFEARSGEQVPLLLKMKRSQLALSKAVESGDTDLVYTVVSYLKSEMNRGDFFMTLRNQPVALSLYRQFCKLQEQETLKDLYNQDDDHQELANYYVTASYREKRLESRLSLLQSAVDEYNKAKNEFAAKATEDEMRLLRFQRKLDDEKGAGLLGLSLQATMEALLALGLHKQAEQLYRDFRVPDKRYWWLKLKSLAEKEEWEELEKFSKSKKSPIGYLAFVEVCIKCNNKYEAKKYVSKVTPEQKVKAHLAVSDLEGAADAAIERRNESEMVVVLSRCPASDRLLIERLNRARATAAKK
- the vps16 gene encoding vacuolar protein sorting-associated protein 16 homolog isoform X3, with protein sequence MAFITANWNPLGEAFYRKTDLYEMSWNLQDGLRDSLVAAAPYGGPIAFLREPHRCSPSSRPLLEIYSSSGVQITSFPWKSGPVVQLGWTVSDELLCVQKDGTVLIYDLFGSFKRHFSLGQEVVQTQVLEAKVFHSPYGTGVAIVTGSYRFTLATNIDDLKLRRLPEVPGLHGKPSSWVVLTQDRQTKVLLSNGPELYILDNTSCTAVCPPGVSPLSGSIVHMSVSFSYKYLALFTDTGHLWLGPSHLQDELIKVDTKKMTTPKQMVWCRRPQSQQPSVVLLWDRLLLVAGVCRDTVQFKQMTLQVLIDRLVYRRLYPLAIEICRYLKIPDYQGVSRVLKHWASCKVQQKDLSDEAIARAVCVKVGDSPGVSYSHIAAKAYECGRPELAIKLLDFEARSGEQVPLLLKMKRSQLALSKAVESGDTDLVYTVVSYLKSEMNRGDFFMTLRNQPVALSLYRQFCKLQEQETLKDLYNQDDDHQELANYYVTASYREKQRLESRLSLLQSAVDEYNKAKNEFAAKATEDEMRLLRFQRKLDDEKGAGLLGLSLQATMEALLALGLHKQAEQLYRDFRVPDKRYWWLKLKSLAEKEEWEELEKFSKSKKSPIGYLAFVEVCIKCNNKYEAKKYVSKVTPEQKVKAHLAVSDLEGAADAAIERRNESEMVVVLSRCPASDRLLIERLNRARATAAKK
- the vps16 gene encoding vacuolar protein sorting-associated protein 16 homolog isoform X1; the encoded protein is MAFITANWNPLGEAFYRKTDLYEMSWNLQDGLRDSLVAAAPYGGPIAFLREPHRCSPSSRPLLEIYSSSGVQITSFPWKSGPVVQLGWTVSDELLCVQKDGTVLIYDLFGSFKRHFSLGQEVVQTQVLEAKVFHSPYGTGVAIVTGSYRFTLATNIDDLKLRRLPEVPGLHGKPSSWVVLTQDRQTKVLLSNGPELYILDNTSCTAVCPPGVSPLSGSIVHMSVSFSYKYLALFTDTGHLWLGPSHLQDELIKVDTKKMTTPKQMVWCRRPQSQQPSVVLLWDRLLLVAGVCRDTVQFPIEEPCVLVGELDGVRIISSTNQELLQEVPLVCQEIFKIASMAPGALLLEAHREYEKCSQKADEYLREIKEQSMLGESVRQCVEAAAHEYDTNTQKSLLRAASFGKCFLTDYSPDQFVSTCRELRVLNAVREAGVGLPLTHTQFKQMTLQVLIDRLVYRRLYPLAIEICRYLKIPDYQGVSRVLKHWASCKVQQKDLSDEAIARAVCVKVGDSPGVSYSHIAAKAYECGRPELAIKLLDFEARSGEQVPLLLKMKRSQLALSKAVESGDTDLVYTVVSYLKSEMNRGDFFMTLRNQPVALSLYRQFCKLQEQETLKDLYNQDDDHQELANYYVTASYREKQRLESRLSLLQSAVDEYNKAKNEFAAKATEDEMRLLRFQRKLDDEKGAGLLGLSLQATMEALLALGLHKQAEQLYRDFRVPDKRYWWLKLKSLAEKEEWEELEKFSKSKKSPIGYLAFVEVCIKCNNKYEAKKYVSKVTPEQKVKAHLAVSDLEGAADAAIERRNESEMVVVLSRCPASDRLLIERLNRARATAAKK